From Gordonia crocea, the proteins below share one genomic window:
- a CDS encoding glutathione S-transferase family protein yields the protein MGEKDQKQGVYVTTGEEFVRDTRYISTRITRDGADGYPVEANRYRLVAARACPWANRTLVVRRLLGLEDAISLGLCGPTHDADSWTFDLDPGGVDPVLGIPRLKDAYNKRIPDYPKGITVPAIVDTRDGAVVTNDYAQITLDFSTEWTDFHRDGAPDLYPAELRDQIDEINATVFSEVNNGVYRCGFAGSQAAYDKAYDRLFTQLDVLEERLSTQRYLVGTTITEADVRLFTTLARFDPVYHGHFKCNRSLLAQMPALWAYARDLFQTPGFGDTVDFTQIKQHYYIVHRDINPTGIVPKGPDLRGWLTAHHREQLGGRPFGDGTPPPPPRPDEVVPTTNGVPTHA from the coding sequence TTGGGCGAGAAGGATCAGAAGCAGGGCGTGTACGTCACGACCGGCGAGGAATTCGTGCGCGACACCCGCTACATCTCGACGCGCATCACCCGCGACGGCGCCGACGGCTACCCCGTCGAGGCGAACCGCTACCGGTTGGTCGCCGCCCGCGCCTGCCCGTGGGCCAACCGGACCCTCGTGGTGCGCCGCCTCCTCGGACTCGAGGACGCGATCTCCCTGGGCCTGTGCGGTCCGACGCACGACGCCGACTCGTGGACCTTCGACCTCGACCCCGGCGGCGTCGACCCGGTGTTGGGGATCCCCCGGCTCAAGGACGCCTACAACAAGCGCATCCCCGACTACCCGAAGGGGATCACCGTGCCGGCCATCGTCGACACCCGCGACGGCGCCGTGGTCACCAACGACTACGCGCAGATCACCCTCGACTTCTCCACCGAGTGGACCGACTTCCACCGCGACGGCGCGCCCGACCTCTACCCCGCCGAGCTGCGGGATCAGATCGACGAGATCAACGCCACCGTCTTCAGCGAGGTCAACAACGGCGTGTACCGCTGTGGTTTCGCCGGCAGCCAGGCCGCCTACGACAAGGCCTACGACCGCTTGTTCACCCAGCTCGACGTCCTCGAGGAACGGCTGAGCACCCAGCGCTACCTGGTCGGGACCACCATCACCGAGGCCGACGTGCGGCTGTTCACGACGTTGGCCCGCTTCGATCCCGTCTACCACGGGCATTTCAAGTGCAACCGCAGCCTGCTCGCGCAGATGCCCGCCCTGTGGGCCTACGCCCGCGACCTGTTCCAGACCCCCGGGTTCGGCGACACCGTCGACTTCACCCAGATCAAGCAGCACTACTACATCGTCCACCGCGACATCAATCCGACGGGCATCGTGCCCAAGGGCCCAGACCTGCGGGGATGGCTCACCGCCCATCACCGCGAACAGCTCGGCGGCCGTCCATTCGGGGACGGAACCCCGCCACCACCACCGCGACCCGACGAGGTCGTCCCGACAACGAACGGGGTACCCACCCATGCGTAA
- a CDS encoding PadR family transcriptional regulator codes for MRTGKRPEKPLDLLVLSMLVERPMHPYEMAQLAVKRHFDRLVHIRTTSIYNVVARLLGKGFLAVHDVEREGNRPERTVYELTDAGRQAHRDTLESLLAEQPTEYPQLYLALAQAHEVPRDEAARLLRRRREAMAAELAAVVELVDRTTEQGVPEIFRLDGGMRLATLRAQLAWLDDLLDRIDNNQIAWLDEVLRDRPCNGLDGPLP; via the coding sequence GTGCGAACCGGAAAGCGTCCCGAGAAGCCGCTGGACCTGCTGGTCTTGAGCATGCTCGTCGAACGTCCGATGCACCCCTATGAAATGGCTCAACTGGCGGTCAAACGCCACTTCGACCGGCTCGTGCACATCCGGACCACATCCATCTACAACGTGGTGGCCCGACTGCTCGGCAAAGGGTTCCTCGCCGTGCACGACGTCGAGCGCGAGGGGAACCGGCCGGAGCGGACCGTCTACGAACTCACCGACGCGGGGCGCCAGGCGCACCGCGACACCCTGGAGTCGTTGCTGGCCGAGCAACCGACCGAATATCCACAGCTTTACCTGGCGCTGGCGCAGGCGCACGAGGTGCCGCGGGACGAAGCCGCGCGCCTGCTGCGCCGACGTCGCGAGGCGATGGCGGCCGAACTGGCCGCCGTCGTCGAGCTCGTCGACCGCACGACCGAACAGGGCGTGCCGGAGATCTTCCGCCTCGACGGCGGGATGCGCCTCGCGACGTTGCGCGCGCAGCTCGCCTGGCTCGACGACCTGCTGGACCGTATCGACAACAACCAGATCGCGTGGCTCGACGAGGTGCTGCGCGATCGCCCCTGCAACGGATTGGACGGACCACTCCCATGA
- a CDS encoding MFS transporter has protein sequence MTTAQTTARDAGPEPSTDYGKNPWLAMLAMCVGFFMILVDMTIVAVAQPAIQQALGADFNSIVWVTSAYLLTYAVPLLVAGRLGDKFGPKLIFQIGLVVFTAASVWCAMSGSIGMLIAARAVQGVGAALITPQTMAIVTRIFPMERRGAAMGVWGIVAGVATMVGPLLGGVLTDNFGWEWIFLINLPVGIIGLILAQIFVPNVETHDHKFDWVGVILSGIGLAALVFGIQDGEKYDWQPWIWGMITVGVLYLVLFVLWEQRMRREPLVPLSLFADRNYWVSNVGIFAQGFAITGIMIPVMFFLQLVGGMSPTRSALMLVPMALVSGFLAPLIGRLADRVHPRSIIATAMLLNGVALCWMALINRPDTPVWQLLLPTILLGVAGAGIWAPLGATATRNLPWHQAGAGAGVYNTTRVVGSVLGSAGIGALMQALLRREFPGFDMKQAQAHSHAAATLPQPMHEGFSVAMGHSIFLAAGVVFVAAAVSLFLVPMKTPGAPAQD, from the coding sequence ATGACCACTGCACAGACGACCGCCCGCGACGCGGGTCCGGAGCCGTCGACCGACTACGGGAAGAACCCGTGGCTCGCCATGTTGGCGATGTGTGTCGGCTTCTTCATGATCTTGGTCGACATGACCATTGTCGCCGTGGCCCAGCCGGCGATTCAACAGGCGCTCGGCGCCGACTTCAACTCGATCGTGTGGGTGACCAGCGCCTACCTGCTGACCTATGCGGTCCCGCTGCTGGTGGCCGGGCGCCTCGGTGACAAGTTCGGGCCCAAGCTCATCTTCCAGATCGGCCTGGTGGTCTTCACCGCGGCCAGCGTCTGGTGTGCGATGTCGGGCTCGATCGGCATGCTCATCGCCGCGCGTGCCGTCCAGGGCGTCGGCGCGGCGCTGATCACGCCGCAGACGATGGCGATCGTCACCCGGATCTTCCCGATGGAACGACGGGGCGCCGCGATGGGCGTGTGGGGCATCGTCGCCGGCGTCGCGACGATGGTCGGCCCGCTGCTCGGCGGCGTGCTGACCGACAACTTCGGCTGGGAGTGGATCTTCCTGATCAACCTGCCGGTCGGCATCATCGGTCTGATCCTGGCGCAGATCTTCGTGCCGAACGTCGAGACCCACGACCACAAGTTCGACTGGGTCGGGGTCATCCTCTCCGGTATCGGTCTGGCTGCCCTCGTCTTCGGTATCCAGGACGGTGAGAAGTACGACTGGCAGCCCTGGATCTGGGGCATGATCACCGTCGGCGTCCTGTACCTGGTGCTGTTCGTCCTGTGGGAGCAGCGCATGCGCCGCGAACCGTTGGTGCCGCTGTCGCTGTTCGCCGACCGGAACTACTGGGTGTCCAACGTGGGCATCTTCGCCCAGGGCTTCGCGATCACCGGAATCATGATTCCGGTCATGTTCTTCCTGCAGTTGGTGGGCGGCATGTCGCCGACCCGCTCGGCGCTGATGCTGGTCCCGATGGCACTGGTCAGCGGCTTCTTGGCGCCGCTCATCGGCCGCCTCGCCGACCGCGTCCACCCGCGGTCCATCATCGCCACCGCGATGCTGTTGAACGGCGTCGCACTGTGCTGGATGGCGCTCATCAACCGGCCGGACACCCCGGTGTGGCAACTGTTGCTGCCGACGATCCTGCTCGGTGTTGCCGGTGCCGGGATCTGGGCGCCGTTGGGTGCGACGGCCACCCGCAACCTTCCGTGGCACCAGGCCGGCGCCGGCGCGGGCGTATACAACACGACCCGCGTGGTGGGATCGGTGCTGGGCAGCGCCGGCATCGGTGCGCTGATGCAGGCGCTGCTGCGCCGCGAGTTCCCCGGCTTCGACATGAAGCAGGCGCAGGCGCACAGCCATGCGGCGGCAACCCTGCCCCAGCCCATGCACGAAGGCTTCTCCGTCGCGATGGGGCACTCGATCTTCCTCGCCGCGGGAGTGGTCTTCGTCGCCGCCGCGGTGTCGTTGTTCCTGGTGCCGATGAAGACACCCGGTGCGCCGGCGCAAGACTGA
- a CDS encoding metallophosphoesterase family protein, which translates to MSASLFDELPFDEPPSGTPAAEPDRAVTFLHTADWQLGMTRHFLSPDAQALFTADRLATLERMGEIADEVGAQFVVACGDVFEDHRVSARIVSQALDRLRGIPVPVYLLPGNHDPYDAASIYRSEVFTKRCPPNVTVLSAPGVREVADGIDLVVAPWSTKSPTGDLVGEQVARLTRGDRIRIVVGHGGTDRLVPGSDPAIVAVDPLEAAVRSSTVDFVALGDRHSVTDVGGTGRIWYSGAPEVTNFDDVETRPGRVLAVSLTRGSTQTATVDEHVVGRWRFTSMTAEITGAADIEALAARLDEMPDKARTVVRLGLVGTVSVVDDEALTEVLDASADRFAALVRWDSHDDLHVVADPADLAGVGLRGYAAQAADELLDAAAGTGPEAAAARDALALLRRLAVRDRKAAK; encoded by the coding sequence ATGTCTGCGTCACTGTTCGACGAGTTGCCGTTCGACGAGCCGCCTTCGGGCACGCCGGCCGCCGAACCCGACCGGGCGGTCACCTTCCTGCACACCGCCGACTGGCAATTGGGGATGACCCGCCACTTCCTCTCGCCCGACGCGCAGGCCCTGTTCACCGCCGATCGGCTCGCCACGCTCGAGCGGATGGGCGAGATCGCCGACGAGGTGGGCGCCCAGTTCGTCGTCGCCTGCGGTGACGTGTTCGAGGACCATCGGGTCTCCGCGCGGATCGTGAGCCAGGCACTCGACCGGCTGCGCGGCATCCCGGTGCCGGTCTACCTGCTCCCGGGCAACCACGACCCGTACGACGCGGCGAGTATCTACCGCTCGGAGGTGTTCACCAAGCGGTGCCCGCCCAACGTGACCGTGCTGTCGGCGCCCGGGGTGCGCGAGGTGGCCGACGGGATCGACCTCGTCGTCGCACCGTGGTCCACCAAGTCGCCGACCGGCGACCTCGTCGGCGAGCAGGTGGCCCGGCTGACCCGCGGCGACCGGATCCGCATCGTCGTCGGCCACGGCGGCACGGATCGCCTCGTGCCCGGGTCGGATCCGGCGATTGTCGCCGTCGATCCGCTGGAGGCCGCGGTGCGCTCGTCGACCGTCGACTTCGTCGCCCTCGGCGACCGGCACTCGGTCACCGACGTCGGTGGTACCGGCCGGATCTGGTACTCCGGCGCGCCCGAGGTCACCAACTTCGACGACGTCGAGACGCGCCCGGGACGGGTGCTCGCGGTGTCGCTCACCCGCGGCTCGACGCAGACCGCGACCGTCGACGAGCATGTCGTCGGACGCTGGCGATTCACCTCGATGACCGCCGAGATCACCGGCGCCGCCGACATCGAGGCGCTCGCCGCGCGACTGGACGAGATGCCCGACAAGGCCAGGACGGTGGTGCGCCTCGGCCTCGTCGGGACGGTGTCGGTGGTCGACGACGAGGCGCTGACGGAGGTGCTCGACGCGTCGGCCGACCGGTTCGCGGCGCTGGTGCGCTGGGACTCCCACGACGATCTGCACGTGGTCGCCGACCCGGCCGACCTCGCCGGGGTGGGTCTGCGCGGATACGCCGCCCAGGCGGCCGATGAGCTCCTCGACGCGGCTGCCGGGACCGGGCCGGAGGCAGCGGCCGCGCGGGATGCGCTGGCGCTCCTGCGCCGATTGGCCGTCCGTGACCGAAAGGCGGCGAAGTGA